The segment ACCTGCTCGGAGTATTGCGCCACCTGCTGGGCCACGAGACTGCCGGCCGGGTCATTCGCGGCGCCAGGCGGGAGCTGCTGAGACAAGCGGCGAAGTTGGTCGCGGTTTTCGGCGAGCCGCTTTTGCAGATCAGTCAGCTCGTTGCCGGCATCCTCGATGGCTTCCGTGGCGAATTCCTGCGCGGTACGCCGGCGGACAAGTTCCAGCCACTGGTTCACGACAGCGTTGACAATCACCGGGCCGTCCTCGGGCTGGCGTGTTTCGAGCGCCACGCGGAGGAAGTTGGTCGACCGGACGGGCGCGGCCTGGAGTTGCTGTTCGAGCTCCAGTAGTTGTTCACCGGCCGGAATCGAACGGTACCACTGGGTTTCGCGCACCGCGTTGATTTTCAGCGCTTCGCCGAGGATGATCGGGTTCATCAGGAGCACGGCCTGCGTGCGAACGAAGCGCTCGTGCTCTTCCTGACGAAGCCGCTCGCGCTCCGCGGTGAGTTCCGTTTCGGGAATATCTGTAACGCACTCGACCAGACTCTCCGCCTCGTAGCCGGGGAAGTAGACCCACCAGGCAACGAACCCGCCCACGGCCATAGCACTGAACAAGAAGAAGAGCACGATGATCATGACGATCCGCCGCCGGAGCATGGCGAGAACCTCACCGGCGGAGGGCGCGGCGCCCGGTTCAGCACCCGGCACTCTCCCCGTTGGGGGAAGTGGGAAGCGCTCCTGAGTGGTGGCAGCCGGCGTGGTTGTCATGATCGGGCTCTTTGGAGGCACAGCCGGAGGGGCTGCGCCCGGGCAAACTCTAATCGGTCAGGCCGACGGCGCCTCCGGCTCCGTCGAAGATTCCTCAATGAACAATCGGCTCAACAGCCATCCCAATGCGAGATACATTCCCAGCGCCAGAACGAGCATGGCGATCCCCATCAACTGGTGCGGGGTTCCCTTGGCCAATGTCTCGTAACCGTTGATATGCAGCAGGCCGGTAGCCGTGACGCGAACAACGTTGCAGAAGACGGCGATTGGCACGCAGCAAAGGACCATGATCAGACGCTGCCAGCCAGGGCGATCGCCCAGGTAGGCCATGGCGATTCCCAGCGTCACGAAGGCCATCATCAGGCGCATGCCGGCGCAGGCTTCCTCTACATTGAGCTGACCGGGCGCACGGCCCGGCAGGACATAGTCGATAACCACAGCCTGCGCTTCGGTGTGCAGTCCCGGAATCAACAGCGGCAAGATTGCCGCTGCCGCCCAGGATGCAAACTCCCGCAGCGGGAAGGTCAGTTGGACGTAAATCCGCTCAGGCAGGGGCACGGCCAGGGCGAGGAACAGGATAGGGAACCACGTCA is part of the Phycisphaerae bacterium genome and harbors:
- a CDS encoding exosortase/archaeosortase family protein, which produces MSDVATRSIDARPRWTEFVPPLARVRVAIVVLLLALVYWPTVRHLMVARWIHDADWSHGWLIPVFSGYFLYAHRDELRRVILRGSAAGAVVLALSLAAFFTSAWWGRWGYIQAITVVSSIFGVTLLMGGWQLIRVTWFPILFLALAVPLPERIYVQLTFPLREFASWAAAAILPLLIPGLHTEAQAVVIDYVLPGRAPGQLNVEEACAGMRLMMAFVTLGIAMAYLGDRPGWQRLIMVLCCVPIAVFCNVVRVTATGLLHINGYETLAKGTPHQLMGIAMLVLALGMYLALGWLLSRLFIEESSTEPEAPSA